The window AACTATTAAAGGCGTAAGTCTTACCGGAAGTGAAAAAGCCGGAGCTGAAGTAGCTGCAATTGCCGGAAAAAATATCAAAAAATCTCTTCTTGAATTAGGTGGAAGTGATGCTTTTATTGTTTTGGAGGATGCCAATTTGGATGAAGCTGCAAAAGTGGGAGCTTTGGCAAGGTTACAAAACTGCGGACAAACCTGTGTTGCTGCAAAAAGATTTATTATTCAGAGAGACATAGAATTTGATTTTCTTCCGAAGTTTATTGAAGAATACAAAAAATTCGTTCCAGCTGATCCTATATTAAAAGAAACAAAATTAAGCGGAATGGCAAGACCAGATTTGGCAGATGATCTTGAAAAACAATATCAAAAAGCTTTGAGTCATGGTGCTGAAGTAATTATTCCTTTGGAAAGAATTTCTGAGAATCAATTTATTCCAGGGTTGATACGAGTAGAAAAAGGAAATCCTATTTTACAGGAAGAATTATTCGGTCCTTTGGGGATGGTGATGATTGCTCACACTGACGATGAAGCGTTAGAAATTGCCAATAATATTCCGTTTGGTTTAGCTAATTCGGTTTGGACGAAAAATGAAGAACGTCAACAGTTCTTTATTGATGGCTTAGAATCCGGAACGGTTAATATTAACAGAATGACGAGTTCTGACCCGCGTTTTCCTTTCGGAGGAACCAAATCTTCAGGATATGGAACCGAGCTCTCTTTACTAGCTTTAAAAGAGTTTGTGACAGCGAAAACTATATTGGGGAAATAATAAAACCTATTGAT is drawn from Chryseobacterium muglaense and contains these coding sequences:
- a CDS encoding aldehyde dehydrogenase family protein encodes the protein MEKFNMENLIENKLLKADQAFQEWKKVPFEEKQKLIAKAAEIFKNKAEVFGELITDEMNKPISQAISEVEKSALMMNYYADAENILSPKKIKSEYQISEIHYVPKGVILGVMPWNFPFWQVLRFATPAILAGNTVVLKHASICFGSGNAIEKVFIEAGFPEGVFQNLEVGHGEVKEILEHKTIKGVSLTGSEKAGAEVAAIAGKNIKKSLLELGGSDAFIVLEDANLDEAAKVGALARLQNCGQTCVAAKRFIIQRDIEFDFLPKFIEEYKKFVPADPILKETKLSGMARPDLADDLEKQYQKALSHGAEVIIPLERISENQFIPGLIRVEKGNPILQEELFGPLGMVMIAHTDDEALEIANNIPFGLANSVWTKNEERQQFFIDGLESGTVNINRMTSSDPRFPFGGTKSSGYGTELSLLALKEFVTAKTILGK